In Acidobacteriota bacterium, a single window of DNA contains:
- a CDS encoding Rho termination factor N-terminal domain-containing protein, which translates to MSIQSLMQVAQDLGVVGATGLRKQELIFQILKAQTEQSGFIFSEGVLEVLPDGFGFLRAPDYNYLAGPDDIYVSPSQIRKFDLQTGDTVSGQIRPPKDGERYFALIKVEAVNFEAPEFARNKIFFENLTPLYPQARFSLETTRDNLSARVLDLMTPIGKGQRGLIVAPPRTGKTILLQKLANSIAKNNPEVYLIV; encoded by the coding sequence ATGAGCATCCAGTCACTGATGCAGGTGGCGCAGGATCTCGGCGTGGTCGGCGCGACGGGCCTGCGCAAGCAGGAACTGATCTTCCAGATCCTCAAGGCGCAGACCGAACAGAGCGGCTTCATCTTCTCGGAAGGCGTGCTCGAAGTGTTGCCCGACGGCTTCGGCTTCCTGCGCGCGCCAGACTACAACTACCTCGCCGGTCCCGACGACATCTACGTGTCGCCGTCGCAGATCCGCAAGTTCGATCTGCAGACGGGCGACACGGTGAGTGGCCAGATTCGACCGCCGAAGGACGGCGAGCGCTACTTCGCGCTGATCAAGGTGGAGGCCGTCAACTTCGAGGCCCCCGAGTTCGCGCGCAACAAGATCTTCTTCGAGAATCTCACGCCGCTCTACCCGCAGGCGCGCTTCTCGCTCGAGACCACACGCGACAACCTCTCGGCGCGCGTGCTCGACCTGATGACGCCCATCGGCAAGGGGCAGCGCGGCCTCATCGTCGCGCCGCCGCGCACGGGCAAGACGATCCTCCTGCAGAAGCTCGCCAACTCGATCGCCAAGAACAACCCCGAGGTCTACCTGATCGTG